Proteins encoded in a region of the Paenibacillus pedocola genome:
- a CDS encoding tRNA1(Val) (adenine(37)-N6)-methyltransferase, which translates to MTNSYNEMPVPLLPSERVDDLLTHDLRIIQSDEVFSFSMDAVLLARFASIPPRGRVLDLCTGNGVIPILLTTRTKASIEGIELQPRLADMARRSVAMNGLEERVTIHEGDLRELHTVAGYGVYDAITVNPPYMPLNGSDLKLNTHQAMARHEIGCTLEEVIQACVRLVRTGGKVSMVHKPQRLVDIISLMRQYRLEPKLIRFVHPRAHLEANMVLIEAARDGKPEVRLQPPLIVYNDDNQYCSEIMDIYYGNKEG; encoded by the coding sequence ATGACGAATTCTTATAATGAAATGCCTGTGCCGCTGCTTCCCTCGGAGCGGGTTGATGACTTATTGACTCATGATTTGCGGATAATTCAGAGTGATGAGGTATTTAGCTTCTCAATGGATGCCGTATTGCTTGCCCGCTTCGCCAGTATCCCGCCACGGGGCAGAGTGCTGGATTTGTGTACCGGGAATGGGGTAATCCCGATACTGCTCACTACACGCACTAAAGCTTCTATAGAAGGGATTGAACTCCAGCCCCGTCTGGCTGATATGGCCCGGCGCAGTGTTGCTATGAACGGACTGGAGGAGCGGGTAACTATTCATGAGGGGGATTTGCGCGAGCTGCATACGGTCGCAGGGTACGGCGTATATGATGCAATCACGGTTAATCCGCCTTATATGCCGCTTAACGGAAGTGATCTTAAGCTGAACACACATCAGGCTATGGCCCGCCACGAAATTGGCTGTACCCTGGAAGAGGTGATTCAGGCCTGTGTCCGGCTGGTGCGTACCGGAGGCAAGGTAAGTATGGTTCATAAACCCCAGCGTTTAGTGGATATTATAAGTCTGATGAGACAATATCGGCTGGAGCCGAAGCTGATCCGTTTTGTCCACCCGCGGGCACATCTGGAGGCGAATATGGTATTGATTGAAGCTGCACGTGACGGGAAACCGGAGGTGCGTTTACAACCTCCGCTCATCGTATATAATGATGACAATCAATACTGTTCAGAAATAATGGATATTTACTATGGAAACAAAGAAGGGTAA
- the rsmI gene encoding 16S rRNA (cytidine(1402)-2'-O)-methyltransferase, whose product MTITCQSSFQRNHEADKPEGSGCLYLVATPIGNLEDMTYRAVRTLQECEIIAAEDTRQTRKLLSHFEITPSMLFSYHEHNKAASGPELIRYIIEGKNLALVSDAGLPAISDPGADLVALAVSHGIPVIPIPGANAALSALIASGLPTASFTFIGFLPRERKDIRAVLAGLRAVQGTLLFYESPHRVAKTLGHLQEAFGNRRVVLARELTKRYEEFLRGTIEECIAWLSEHPPLGEYVVVVEGESKEEAEIAESSWWRELSIEQHVQHYENSGLARKEAMKKAASDRGLAKRDIYNALLERE is encoded by the coding sequence ATGACGATAACATGCCAAAGCAGCTTTCAAAGAAACCATGAAGCAGATAAACCGGAAGGAAGCGGGTGTCTGTACCTGGTTGCTACACCGATCGGCAATCTGGAAGACATGACTTATCGCGCGGTGCGGACTTTACAGGAATGCGAGATTATTGCAGCTGAGGATACGAGACAGACACGAAAACTGCTGAGCCATTTTGAAATAACACCTTCGATGCTGTTCAGTTATCATGAGCATAATAAGGCGGCCAGCGGCCCTGAGCTAATACGTTATATAATAGAAGGAAAAAATCTGGCCCTAGTCAGCGATGCAGGTCTTCCGGCCATTTCGGACCCTGGTGCAGACCTGGTTGCCCTCGCCGTCAGCCATGGAATTCCGGTCATTCCGATCCCGGGGGCTAACGCAGCACTGTCAGCTTTGATAGCGTCCGGACTGCCGACTGCCAGCTTCACCTTTATTGGTTTCCTGCCGAGAGAACGTAAGGATATCCGCGCGGTATTAGCCGGTCTTCGTGCTGTACAAGGAACTCTGTTGTTCTATGAATCCCCGCACAGGGTAGCTAAGACATTAGGTCACCTGCAGGAGGCATTCGGTAACCGTAGGGTGGTCCTGGCCCGTGAGCTGACTAAAAGATATGAGGAGTTTCTGCGCGGAACCATTGAGGAATGTATAGCCTGGCTGTCGGAGCATCCGCCGCTTGGTGAATATGTTGTAGTGGTTGAGGGGGAGAGCAAGGAAGAGGCAGAAATTGCTGAATCCTCCTGGTGGCGTGAGCTAAGTATAGAGCAGCATGTGCAGCACTATGAAAATTCGGGGCTCGCTCGTAAGGAAGCTATGAAAAAAGCGGCTTCCGACCGCGGACTGGCCAAACGGGATATTTATAACGCATTGCTGGAGCGGGAATAA
- a CDS encoding AbrB/MazE/SpoVT family DNA-binding domain-containing protein → MMKSTGIVRKVDELGRVVIPIELRRTLGIGEKDALEIYVDGERIMLKKYEPACIFCGNAENVTYFKGKIVCHECISAIPTPVTN, encoded by the coding sequence ATGATGAAATCAACTGGAATTGTAAGAAAAGTAGACGAGCTTGGACGGGTTGTTATTCCGATTGAATTGCGCCGTACGCTTGGCATTGGAGAAAAAGATGCGCTCGAAATTTACGTGGACGGTGAGCGGATCATGCTTAAGAAATACGAGCCTGCCTGCATCTTCTGCGGCAACGCCGAGAACGTAACCTATTTCAAAGGAAAAATTGTTTGTCATGAATGCATTTCTGCTATCCCTACCCCTGTGACAAATTAA
- a CDS encoding HD domain-containing protein, producing MKQLLSEEKVFKDPVHNYVHVQETIIWRLINTREFQRLRRIRQLGTSYLTFHGAEHSRFSHSLGVYEITRRIISQFERSGYKDWMPEESLLTLCAALLHDLGHGPFSHSIEEAFEMNHEDWTCRIILEDTEITAILKDVSENFPEKVASVISKTYEHEIVVNLVSGPLDADRMDYLLRDAYYTGVNYGTIDIDRILRMLRPYDGRVVVKESGMHAIEDYLMSRYQMYWQVYFHPVTRSSEIILRQILRRAKELFKNGYSFGFMIEPLSDLFRGEVTVEQYLLLDEAMIQTAFMQWTLEADELLSDLCSRFIHRKLYKYVEMENLDSETIDEIRRSFAGAGLNAEYDLEIDFPTDLPYDVFRPGDAFDSKQILLLDRHDKLREISEVSDIVRSISGIHRGRYHLYFPQDKLQKALSQLPSSVAGIFAK from the coding sequence ATGAAGCAACTGCTATCAGAAGAGAAGGTTTTCAAAGATCCGGTTCACAATTATGTCCACGTGCAGGAAACCATTATTTGGCGGCTGATTAATACCCGGGAATTTCAGCGTCTGCGGCGTATCCGCCAGCTTGGTACCTCTTATCTTACTTTTCATGGTGCGGAGCACAGCCGGTTCTCGCATTCGCTTGGAGTCTATGAAATTACACGGCGGATTATTTCCCAGTTTGAACGAAGCGGGTATAAGGATTGGATGCCGGAGGAAAGCCTGCTCACCCTGTGTGCCGCGTTGCTGCATGATTTGGGGCATGGACCGTTCTCCCATTCTATAGAAGAAGCTTTCGAGATGAACCATGAGGACTGGACCTGCCGGATCATTCTGGAGGATACGGAAATTACAGCGATCCTGAAGGATGTATCAGAGAATTTTCCGGAAAAAGTGGCATCTGTAATCTCCAAAACCTATGAGCATGAGATTGTCGTCAATCTGGTCTCAGGACCGCTCGATGCGGACCGGATGGATTACCTGCTGCGTGATGCATACTACACCGGAGTGAATTACGGGACAATTGATATTGACCGGATTCTTAGAATGCTGCGGCCTTATGACGGCAGGGTGGTAGTTAAAGAATCGGGCATGCATGCGATTGAGGATTATTTGATGTCCCGTTACCAAATGTACTGGCAGGTGTATTTTCACCCGGTTACCCGCAGCTCGGAGATTATTTTGCGGCAGATTTTACGCAGGGCGAAGGAGCTGTTTAAGAACGGCTATTCTTTTGGATTCATGATTGAGCCTTTAAGTGATTTATTCAGGGGCGAAGTGACCGTAGAGCAATATCTGCTGCTGGATGAAGCGATGATTCAGACAGCTTTTATGCAGTGGACATTGGAAGCGGATGAACTGCTGAGCGACTTGTGCAGCCGTTTTATTCATCGTAAACTGTATAAATATGTAGAGATGGAGAATCTGGATTCCGAGACAATTGACGAAATCCGCCGCAGTTTTGCCGGAGCCGGACTGAATGCCGAGTATGACCTGGAAATCGATTTTCCAACGGATCTTCCTTATGATGTATTCCGTCCCGGGGACGCTTTTGACAGCAAGCAGATCCTGCTGCTCGACCGTCATGACAAGCTAAGGGAAATCTCGGAGGTATCGGATATTGTACGCTCCATCAGCGGGATTCACCGCGGCAGATATCACCTGTATTTTCCGCAGGATAAGCTGCAGAAAGCACTTTCACAGCTGCCGTCTTCCGTAGCAGGGATTTTTGCAAAGTAA
- a CDS encoding TatD family hydrolase, which translates to MQLFDTHTHLDAPQFDEDREQVIARALEAGVTKMINIGFNRETIPTTIKLAETYDYIYAAVGWHPVDAIDMKDGDLEWIASLCSHPKVVAIGEIGLDYYWDTSPKEVQQEVLRKQIGLARELGMPICIHNRDAHEDVVRILREEKANEVGGVMHSFSGSWETAKMCLDLGFHLSFGGPITFKNARVPKEVLEKTPLDRLLIETDSPYLTPHPFRGKRNESGYVRLVAEAAAEIKGIDLQELAEITYANALVRFGIV; encoded by the coding sequence ATGCAATTATTTGACACCCATACCCATTTGGATGCTCCGCAATTCGACGAGGACCGCGAACAGGTAATCGCACGGGCGCTGGAGGCCGGAGTGACCAAAATGATCAATATCGGATTTAACCGGGAAACGATCCCGACGACCATTAAATTGGCTGAAACCTATGATTATATTTATGCAGCCGTCGGATGGCATCCGGTGGACGCCATTGACATGAAGGACGGGGACCTGGAATGGATCGCTTCGTTATGCAGCCATCCCAAAGTAGTCGCTATCGGCGAAATCGGACTGGATTATTACTGGGATACCTCCCCCAAAGAGGTACAGCAGGAAGTACTCCGCAAGCAAATCGGGCTGGCCCGGGAACTGGGAATGCCGATCTGTATTCATAACCGGGATGCCCATGAGGATGTGGTACGGATTCTGCGCGAAGAGAAAGCAAACGAGGTCGGCGGAGTAATGCACTCTTTCTCCGGCAGCTGGGAGACCGCCAAAATGTGTCTGGATCTTGGCTTCCATTTGTCCTTCGGCGGGCCCATTACGTTCAAGAATGCAAGGGTTCCCAAAGAGGTGCTTGAGAAGACCCCGCTGGACCGTCTGCTGATTGAAACGGACTCGCCTTATTTGACCCCGCACCCCTTCAGAGGGAAGCGGAATGAGAGCGGATATGTCAGGCTGGTAGCAGAAGCAGCTGCGGAAATAAAAGGGATTGATTTACAGGAATTGGCGGAAATTACGTATGCGAACGCACTGGTACGATTTGGGATTGTCTGA
- a CDS encoding 3D domain-containing protein, with protein MGVFQPEVSHDSQSSSRSFALRWKQVNPRVLSLAGVVSIVIALLILLYVHGQGNKVINLVIDGEVLTLETREALLSDVLAKEQISLLPHDEVSIGLSDEIQDGDRVVITRAQKLTLTADGTTKTLYTTEDKLGEAIQKLGYSLESNDKIYPSLETAVSPGMEVKIVRVTKQMVERTVSLPFRVIKTADPSLYKGDVRVAQAGKPGAIIQHIEKIYQDGKLVSMSMVGKEVQTVTKDKVIAVGTKALPKATVAAATSTKKTTSSSAKTTAASNVVHKAGVDFEYKRMIKNVSMTAYSSEEPGIGTKTASGTRVTEGRTIAVDPDVIPIGWWVYIEGLGFRRAEDTGGAIKGNKIDVYYDSLSNARNFGRKSRTIYVIGPVKPELN; from the coding sequence GTGGGCGTATTCCAACCAGAGGTATCCCATGATTCGCAATCATCCAGCAGGTCTTTCGCATTACGGTGGAAGCAAGTGAATCCTCGCGTACTTTCGCTTGCAGGTGTGGTATCAATCGTTATCGCGCTGCTTATTCTGCTGTACGTACACGGTCAAGGCAACAAAGTTATAAATTTAGTAATAGACGGTGAAGTACTGACGCTGGAGACGCGTGAAGCGCTGCTTAGCGACGTGCTGGCAAAAGAACAAATTTCGCTGCTGCCGCATGATGAAGTATCCATTGGCCTTAGTGATGAAATACAAGACGGCGACCGTGTCGTAATTACCCGAGCGCAGAAGCTCACGCTTACTGCAGATGGTACAACCAAAACGCTCTACACCACTGAGGATAAACTCGGTGAGGCTATCCAAAAACTAGGCTATAGCCTGGAGAGCAATGACAAGATTTACCCTTCGCTTGAAACCGCAGTTTCACCCGGCATGGAAGTCAAGATTGTACGTGTCACCAAACAAATGGTGGAACGGACCGTAAGCTTGCCTTTCCGGGTCATCAAAACCGCAGACCCTTCCCTGTACAAGGGAGACGTAAGAGTGGCACAGGCAGGCAAACCAGGCGCTATCATTCAGCATATCGAGAAGATTTATCAGGACGGTAAGCTGGTATCCATGAGCATGGTCGGCAAGGAAGTTCAGACGGTCACCAAAGACAAAGTTATTGCCGTTGGAACTAAGGCACTTCCCAAAGCTACTGTAGCTGCAGCAACTTCCACCAAAAAAACTACCTCCAGTTCAGCCAAAACTACTGCAGCAAGCAACGTCGTGCACAAGGCAGGCGTAGATTTTGAGTATAAGAGAATGATCAAAAATGTCTCCATGACCGCTTATTCTTCTGAAGAGCCGGGAATTGGAACAAAAACAGCTTCCGGAACACGCGTAACGGAAGGCCGTACTATTGCTGTTGATCCGGATGTAATACCTATCGGCTGGTGGGTGTACATTGAGGGATTAGGGTTTCGCCGTGCAGAGGATACAGGCGGTGCCATCAAAGGCAACAAGATCGATGTATACTACGATTCACTGAGTAACGCCCGTAATTTCGGCCGGAAATCCCGCACGATCTATGTGATCGGGCCTGTGAAGCCGGAGCTGAATTAA
- the rnmV gene encoding ribonuclease M5 yields the protein MIKELIVVEGKSDTVAVKRAVEADTIETGGSAVDRKVIAKIALAMERRGVIILTDPDHAGERIRKIVSSKVPGCKHAFIPEKDATRKGDIGVENASPEAIRHALEHVHTSFEGAPALIGLDDLMAAGMLVHPRAAERRMALGNALGIGYCNGKQLFKRLAMFGITREEFAAALAQIDQGGITT from the coding sequence ATGATCAAGGAATTAATTGTGGTGGAAGGCAAAAGTGATACGGTAGCCGTTAAACGGGCGGTGGAGGCCGATACGATAGAGACGGGCGGATCTGCAGTAGACCGCAAGGTCATTGCCAAAATAGCGCTGGCGATGGAGCGCAGAGGGGTTATAATCCTCACGGATCCTGACCATGCTGGAGAACGCATACGCAAGATTGTTTCGTCCAAGGTACCGGGCTGCAAACATGCCTTTATACCGGAGAAGGACGCTACCCGAAAAGGCGATATCGGAGTAGAGAATGCTTCGCCAGAAGCGATCCGCCATGCACTTGAGCATGTGCATACCTCCTTTGAGGGGGCACCGGCTCTCATCGGGCTTGATGATCTGATGGCCGCCGGAATGCTGGTGCATCCGAGGGCGGCAGAACGGAGAATGGCACTCGGCAATGCGCTGGGCATTGGCTACTGTAACGGCAAGCAGCTTTTCAAGCGGCTGGCGATGTTTGGTATTACGCGGGAGGAATTCGCAGCGGCCCTCGCGCAAATTGATCAGGGAGGCATTACTACATGA
- the rsmA gene encoding 16S rRNA (adenine(1518)-N(6)/adenine(1519)-N(6))-dimethyltransferase RsmA, translating into MSGHENISSPTRTKEIIQRYGFSFKKSLGQNFLIDQNILDKIVEAAGLSASSGALEIGPGIGALTERLAMEAGAVTAVEIDRRLIPILRDVLAAYPHVKVRNDDVLKVNLQELFAEDFAAVEKVSVVANLPYYVTTPILMKLLEEKLPLDNIVVMIQKEVAERMAASPGGKEYGSLSIAVQYYSEPELVCIVPRTVFIPQPNVESAVIRLKVRERPPVEVADEKHFFEVVQASFTQRRKTIANNLKARFFPGEGRERLEALLAEAEIEPTRRGETLSIAEYARLSAVLLAAGIA; encoded by the coding sequence ATGAGCGGACATGAGAATATTTCATCCCCAACACGGACCAAGGAAATTATTCAGCGCTACGGATTTTCGTTCAAAAAAAGCTTGGGTCAGAACTTTCTGATCGACCAGAATATTCTGGATAAAATTGTTGAAGCTGCGGGGCTTAGCGCTTCGTCAGGCGCTTTGGAGATCGGCCCGGGTATTGGCGCGTTAACAGAGCGGCTCGCCATGGAAGCAGGAGCAGTTACTGCGGTAGAAATTGACCGCCGTCTGATCCCGATCCTGCGGGATGTGCTGGCTGCTTATCCGCATGTCAAGGTGCGTAATGATGATGTGCTGAAAGTGAATCTGCAGGAGCTGTTCGCTGAAGATTTCGCTGCCGTGGAGAAAGTTAGTGTTGTGGCCAATTTGCCGTATTATGTGACGACGCCTATCCTCATGAAACTGCTGGAGGAGAAGCTTCCGCTTGATAATATTGTCGTCATGATCCAGAAGGAGGTTGCCGAGCGTATGGCGGCTTCTCCGGGCGGCAAGGAATATGGCAGCCTAAGCATTGCCGTGCAATATTACAGCGAGCCTGAGCTGGTCTGCATTGTGCCGCGCACAGTGTTTATTCCCCAGCCGAATGTGGAGTCTGCAGTAATCCGCTTGAAGGTGCGGGAGCGTCCGCCGGTTGAGGTGGCCGATGAGAAGCATTTCTTCGAAGTGGTACAGGCCTCATTCACACAGCGTCGTAAGACGATTGCCAACAACCTAAAAGCCCGCTTCTTCCCGGGCGAAGGCCGGGAGCGCCTGGAGGCGCTATTGGCAGAGGCCGAAATAGAGCCAACCCGCCGTGGGGAGACGCTTAGCATTGCCGAATATGCACGGCTAAGCGCTGTGCTGCTGGCTGCAGGAATTGCATAG
- the yabG gene encoding sporulation peptidase YabG, whose product MNLGDLVVRKSYGGDVTFRVENIVQNAAVIKGTEFRLLADSPLDDLIQVPPSRITERGQQAQIKAKESLTRLRKDRQEQSQRSGESALGGWPQAPKEAPYFEVPGKVLHLDGDALYLSKSLSLYEQLRIPAEGHHVHESKMAETLYRLLPRVRPDIVVITGHDGVLKQSNTYDLYSLNSYKNSQNFVAAIRVAREYERNFDALTIVAGACQSHFEALLGTGANFASSPGRILIHALDPVYIAAKASFTSIRDTVNLGDVLNHTISGNQGMGGIETRGSFRIGMPRLQNLSTLKVTPSAV is encoded by the coding sequence ATGAACTTAGGAGACTTGGTCGTTCGAAAATCATATGGTGGAGATGTGACTTTCCGGGTAGAAAACATAGTGCAGAACGCAGCCGTAATTAAGGGCACAGAATTTCGCCTGCTCGCGGATTCACCCCTGGACGACTTGATTCAGGTGCCTCCAAGCCGTATTACGGAGCGGGGACAACAGGCACAGATCAAAGCCAAAGAATCGTTAACAAGGCTGCGTAAGGACCGGCAGGAGCAGAGCCAGCGCAGCGGGGAGAGTGCATTAGGCGGCTGGCCACAGGCTCCCAAGGAAGCGCCCTATTTCGAGGTACCAGGCAAGGTCCTGCACCTGGACGGCGACGCGCTTTATCTGAGCAAAAGTCTGAGCTTATATGAACAGCTCCGGATTCCGGCAGAAGGTCATCATGTCCATGAATCAAAAATGGCGGAAACGTTGTACCGGCTCCTGCCCCGTGTCCGTCCAGATATTGTAGTGATTACGGGCCATGACGGTGTGCTGAAGCAGTCAAATACTTATGATTTATACAGCCTGAACAGCTACAAAAATTCGCAGAATTTTGTGGCGGCGATCCGGGTGGCCCGGGAGTATGAGAGGAATTTTGATGCCCTGACGATTGTAGCGGGGGCCTGCCAGTCGCATTTCGAGGCACTTCTGGGGACGGGGGCTAACTTTGCCAGTTCTCCGGGAAGAATTCTGATCCATGCACTGGATCCGGTGTATATCGCCGCCAAGGCATCCTTCACCTCCATCCGCGATACCGTGAATCTGGGGGATGTGCTAAACCATACCATCAGCGGCAATCAGGGAATGGGCGGGATTGAGACCAGAGGCAGCTTCCGGATCGGCATGCCGCGTCTGCAGAATCTGTCCACGTTAAAGGTTACGCCTTCGGCTGTGTAG
- the veg gene encoding biofilm formation stimulator Veg — MANNALLEIKRSLEAHVGHKITLRANGGRRKTVERTGVLEETYPSVFIVKLDQEQQTFKRVSYSYADILTESVEITVCEDDGQMRIMYIKA; from the coding sequence ATGGCTAATAACGCGCTGTTGGAAATTAAACGCAGTCTTGAAGCTCACGTCGGTCATAAGATCACGTTACGGGCTAACGGTGGTCGTCGTAAAACCGTGGAACGTACCGGTGTCCTGGAAGAAACGTACCCTTCTGTATTTATTGTCAAACTGGATCAGGAGCAGCAAACCTTCAAGCGTGTCTCCTATAGCTATGCCGATATACTTACCGAATCTGTGGAAATCACAGTTTGTGAAGATGATGGGCAGATGCGGATTATGTATATTAAAGCTTAA
- a CDS encoding small, acid-soluble spore protein, alpha/beta type, which produces MSRRRRGMMSEELKTELAKELGFYETVERDGWGGIRAQDAGNMVKRAIQLAEQAARKSQL; this is translated from the coding sequence ATGAGCCGCAGAAGACGAGGCATGATGTCGGAAGAACTGAAAACGGAGCTGGCCAAGGAGCTTGGCTTCTACGAAACGGTGGAACGGGACGGCTGGGGTGGAATCCGGGCACAGGATGCCGGGAATATGGTGAAACGGGCCATTCAGCTTGCCGAGCAGGCTGCAAGGAAGTCGCAGCTGTAA
- the ispE gene encoding 4-(cytidine 5'-diphospho)-2-C-methyl-D-erythritol kinase: MKMYEKAPAKINLMLDVLHKRADGFHEVEMIMTMVDLADRLELSELKRDSIIISSQAGYIPLDEKNLAFQAARLIKDRYNVKSGVHIHLDKRIPVAAGLAGGSSDAAATLRGLNRLWRLNIPAQELQELGAELGSDVPFCVTGGTALATGRGERLTPIQNPPQCWVVLAKPPINVSTAEVYGRVRANQIAVHPSALRMQEAIEAGDFGAVCANLGNVLEDVTLKLHPEVQQLKEAMVKLGADGVLMSGSGPTVFGLVSKQSKVARIYNGLRGFCKEVYAVRSLS, encoded by the coding sequence TTGAAAATGTATGAAAAAGCGCCGGCCAAGATCAATTTGATGCTGGATGTGCTTCACAAGCGCGCTGACGGTTTTCATGAGGTGGAAATGATTATGACCATGGTCGATCTCGCAGACCGTCTGGAGTTATCGGAGCTGAAGCGGGATTCGATTATAATATCAAGCCAGGCGGGATATATTCCGCTGGATGAGAAGAACTTGGCCTTTCAGGCAGCCAGGCTTATTAAAGACCGCTATAATGTGAAGAGCGGAGTACATATCCACCTGGATAAAAGAATTCCGGTCGCTGCCGGTCTGGCCGGCGGCAGCAGTGATGCCGCGGCTACGCTGCGCGGCCTGAACCGGCTCTGGCGCCTGAATATCCCGGCGCAGGAGCTGCAGGAACTGGGCGCCGAGCTTGGCTCGGACGTTCCGTTCTGTGTCACAGGCGGAACTGCCCTGGCTACGGGCAGGGGGGAGCGGCTGACGCCGATCCAGAATCCGCCGCAGTGCTGGGTCGTCCTGGCGAAGCCGCCGATCAATGTCTCGACAGCTGAAGTGTACGGACGTGTACGGGCCAATCAGATTGCCGTGCATCCGTCGGCGCTCCGCATGCAGGAAGCTATCGAAGCAGGCGATTTCGGGGCGGTGTGTGCGAACCTTGGCAACGTGCTGGAGGATGTGACCCTGAAGCTGCATCCGGAGGTCCAGCAGCTCAAGGAAGCCATGGTGAAGCTGGGCGCGGACGGGGTGCTGATGTCCGGCAGCGGACCTACTGTATTCGGGCTGGTCTCCAAGCAGTCCAAGGTCGCGAGAATTTACAACGGGCTGCGCGGATTCTGCAAGGAAGTGTATGCCGTGCGCTCCTTGAGCTAA
- the purR gene encoding pur operon repressor, with protein sequence MKKLKRSQRLVDMTQFLLEKPHDLLPLSTFADRYGAAKSSVSEDLAIIKEVFEGEGMGELQTLAGAAGGVRYIPRMPTDMALAFVNHLCGELEKSDRILPGGYLYMSDLLGLPSVMEQAGKIIATAFYGVEIDVVMTVETKGIPLAYATAAQLGLPVVLVRRDHQVTEGSAVSINYVSGSHKSIHTMSLSRRALREKSRVLIVDDFMKAGGTVRGMVDLLGEFNAEVAGVGVLVESGAVETEERLLHDYVSLVKLTEVDSKVRRISAHPGNYFSS encoded by the coding sequence GTGAAAAAACTTAAAAGAAGCCAACGTTTGGTTGATATGACCCAATTTTTACTTGAGAAACCGCATGATTTGCTGCCCCTGTCTACATTTGCTGACCGGTACGGAGCAGCGAAATCATCCGTCAGTGAAGATTTGGCTATTATAAAAGAGGTATTTGAGGGCGAAGGCATGGGTGAGCTGCAGACGCTGGCCGGTGCAGCAGGCGGAGTACGTTATATTCCGCGGATGCCCACCGATATGGCACTAGCATTCGTGAATCATTTGTGCGGAGAACTTGAAAAGAGCGACCGGATTCTGCCCGGCGGCTATCTGTATATGTCAGACCTGCTTGGACTTCCCTCGGTAATGGAGCAGGCCGGTAAAATCATTGCAACGGCATTCTACGGCGTGGAGATCGATGTAGTGATGACAGTGGAGACCAAAGGGATTCCGCTTGCGTATGCAACAGCCGCGCAGCTGGGGCTGCCCGTTGTGCTGGTGCGCCGTGATCACCAGGTAACGGAGGGCTCGGCTGTAAGCATTAACTATGTGTCCGGCTCCCACAAGAGCATTCACACCATGTCATTGTCGAGACGGGCTTTGCGGGAGAAGTCACGGGTTCTGATTGTGGACGACTTCATGAAGGCCGGCGGCACCGTGCGCGGCATGGTGGATCTGCTCGGGGAGTTCAATGCGGAAGTGGCGGGAGTTGGCGTACTTGTGGAGTCAGGCGCTGTGGAGACGGAAGAACGCCTGCTGCATGACTATGTGTCGCTGGTAAAACTAACCGAGGTGGACTCCAAAGTACGGAGAATTTCAGCGCATCCCGGCAACTATTTTTCCTCTTAG
- the spoVG gene encoding septation regulator SpoVG, translating to MQITDVRLRRVNSEGRMKAIASITIDNEFVVHDIRVIDGNNGMFVAMPSKRTPDGEFRDIAHPISSGTREKIQSAVLAEYDRAATEEEEVIEEGA from the coding sequence ATGCAAATTACGGATGTCAGACTCCGCCGCGTCAACTCTGAGGGGAGAATGAAAGCAATCGCATCCATTACAATCGATAACGAGTTTGTTGTTCATGACATTCGCGTCATCGATGGTAATAACGGGATGTTCGTTGCAATGCCCAGCAAGCGTACACCGGACGGTGAATTCCGCGACATCGCACACCCGATTTCTTCGGGAACACGCGAGAAGATTCAATCTGCGGTTCTGGCCGAGTACGATCGCGCCGCTACGGAAGAAGAAGAGGTCATCGAAGAGGGAGCATAA